The window GCAGACAGTTGAATCTCCGCAGCATCGCTGGAAGTTAAAAAAGCTAACACCTAGTACCGGCACGACCGGTAAGTGCGGACCTTCCAGGCAGAACATGGACAAAAGGGAGCAGGGGAGACGATCAATCTTGTAACGAGGCGGTGGCAATCAGTTTTGCCGCCAGTTTGACCTCGTTGGATTGTTGCGATGGAATGCAGATCACGGCAAGGATTGCCGAACCGAACGCATCAAGATTCCAACCAATTTGGTCCCATAGATTCTCCCCCTAGAAATAGCAAACCGAGGACATCATGCTCGTCCTTTCCAGACACCGCGACGAAAGCATCATGATTGGTGATGACGTGGTTGTGACCATCGTTGACATTCGTGGCGACAAGGTTCGCCTCGGTATCGAGGCGCCTCAGGCGATCCCGGTGCACCGTCAGGAGGTCTACGACGCCATCCAGCGTGAGAACCGCCGAGCTTCGCAAACCGGAGCCGGCGCGACGAAGGACGTCCGTCCGCCGAAGTCTTGAGCTACGGCTGCTAAGAGTCGTTTCGCAACTCCGGTCGAGGCAGTCGCCCGTACGCATGGGCGAGCAGTTTCAATGGATGCACGGCGGTATAATCGCCCCCGTGCTCCATTTGCAGCTTGCATGCGCTGCACTCAGTTGACGGCGCCGCATCAGCCACCTTGCGAACGGCAGAAATCATCGGCCACCCGATTCGCAAACTATTGCGAAAATTCTTTCGATGCAGCCCCCAGGTGCCCGCCATCCCGCTGCACCCCTTGCCGACCACATCAACTTGGATCCCGGGGATCAGCCGCATCAGACTCGCCGCCGTCGGCTCGCGATCGAGCACCCGGCTGTGACAGGGCTGGTGATAGACGATG of the Allorhodopirellula heiligendammensis genome contains:
- the csrA gene encoding carbon storage regulator CsrA; translation: MLVLSRHRDESIMIGDDVVVTIVDIRGDKVRLGIEAPQAIPVHRQEVYDAIQRENRRASQTGAGATKDVRPPKS